From Prinia subflava isolate CZ2003 ecotype Zambia chromosome 31, Cam_Psub_1.2, whole genome shotgun sequence, a single genomic window includes:
- the RHBG gene encoding ammonium transporter Rh type B isoform X2 — MPERTAASRLRLSGLCFLLQILNILLFAVFVRYSPESSPGQCPPQLNCSRRSQDSAFQQPRFQDVHIQVLLSFGLLLAFLSRYGPGSSAISILIIAFAIQWAVLIQGFFYFFLNGKIYVGAQSMVSADFCTAAVLISTGAVLGRVNPVQMLLLALLEVTLCSLNEYILLSLMGVSDSGRSLSVHTFGAYFGLMVSRVLYQPHKDKRKREERQDTGHQRDVFAVVGTIYLWIFWPSFPSATTVHNSAKDWAVLNTYLALVASTIATFILSPVLSEESTPRMVQIQDATLAGMAVMGMAGEMLVTPFGALIAGFLVGLISPLGFKFFTPVLHSRLKIQDTCGVHNTHGLPGILGALLGTLLTLLATADTHGDRLEFVFPLVAQGSRTVTDQAVIQLCALLLTLVFATLGGCLTGAVLRTKVLRCSPDPQHKENAVLWEVAEEGCDPRASGKELATSTLV, encoded by the exons ATGCCTGAGCGCACGGCCGCCTCGAGGCTTCGGCTCTCCGGGTTGTGCTTCCTCCTCCAAATCCTCAACATCCTCCTCTTTGCCGTGTTTGTCCGCTACAGCCccgagagcagccctggccagtgCCCCCCGCAGCTGAACTGCAGCCGGAGGAGCCAGGACTCGGCTTTCCAGCAGCCCC GTTTCCAGGATGTCCACATCCAAGTTCTCCTCAGCTTCGGGCTCCTGCTGGCATTCCTCAGCCGCTATGGGCCAGGCAGCTCGGCCATCAGCATCCTCATCATCGCCTTTGCCATCCAGTGGGCTGTTCTGATCCAGGGCTTTTTTTACTTCTTCCTCAATGGCAAAATTTACGTGGGAGCTCAGAG catGGTCAGTGCTGACTTCTGCACCGCAGCTGTTCTGATCTCCACCGGAGCTGTTCTAGGCAGGGTAAACCCCGtccagatgctgctgctggcgctgctggAAGTCACCCTGTGCTCTCTGAATGAATACATCCTGCTCAGTCTCATGGGG GTAAGCGACAGCGGACGCTCCCTGTCCGTCCACACCTTTGGTGCTTATTTCGGCTTGATGGTTTCACGGGTCTTGTACCAGCCCCACAAGGAcaagaggaagagggaagagcGGCAGGACACAGGGCACCAGAGGGATGTCTTTGCTGTGGTTG GAACCATCTACCTGTGGATCTTCTGGCCCAGCTTCCCCTCTGCTACCACTGTCCACAACAGTGCCAAGGACTGGGCAGTGCTCAACACCTACTTGGCACTGGTGGCGAGTACAATCGCCACCTTCATCCTCTCTCCTGTCCTCTCCGAGGAGAGCACCCCACGGATG GTTCAGATCCAGGATGCCACCCTGGCTGGCATGGCTGTGATGGGTATGGCTGGGGAGATGCTGGTCACCCCCTTTGGGGCTCTCATCGCAGGGTTTCTGGTTGGCCTGATCTCCCCTCTTGGCTTCAAATTCTTCACG CCTGTTCTACACTCCAGGCTGAAAATCCAGGACACATGTGGGGTTCACAACACCCACGGGCTGCCTGGGATACTGGGGGCcttgctggggacactgctgacACTGCTGGCCACTGCAGACACTCATGGTGACAG GCTGGAGTTTGTATTCCCGCTGGTGGCCCAGGGCAGCCGGACAGTCACTGACCAAGCTGTTatccagctctgtgccctgctcctcaccctggTGTTTGCAACGCTCGGGGGCTGCCTCACGG GTGCCGTCCTGAGAACCAAGGTGCTGAGGTGTTCCCCGGACCCGCAACACAAGGAAAACGCCGTCTTGTGGGAG gtggcCGAGGAAGGATGTGACCCCAGGGCAAGCGGAAAGGAGCTGGCCACCAGCACCTTGGTGTAA
- the RHBG gene encoding ammonium transporter Rh type B isoform X1 produces the protein MPERTAASRLRLSGLCFLLQILNILLFAVFVRYSPESSPGQCPPQLNCSRRSQDSAFQQPRFQDVHIQVLLSFGLLLAFLSRYGPGSSAISILIIAFAIQWAVLIQGFFYFFLNGKIYVGAQSMVSADFCTAAVLISTGAVLGRVNPVQMLLLALLEVTLCSLNEYILLSLMGVSDSGRSLSVHTFGAYFGLMVSRVLYQPHKDKRKREERQDTGHQRDVFAVVGTIYLWIFWPSFPSATTVHNSAKDWAVLNTYLALVASTIATFILSPVLSEESTPRMVQIQDATLAGMAVMGMAGEMLVTPFGALIAGFLVGLISPLGFKFFTPVLHSRLKIQDTCGVHNTHGLPGILGALLGTLLTLLATADTHGDSTSLEDIAQSREPVTTSSQKPVPSLACRLEFVFPLVAQGSRTVTDQAVIQLCALLLTLVFATLGGCLTGAVLRTKVLRCSPDPQHKENAVLWEVAEEGCDPRASGKELATSTLV, from the exons ATGCCTGAGCGCACGGCCGCCTCGAGGCTTCGGCTCTCCGGGTTGTGCTTCCTCCTCCAAATCCTCAACATCCTCCTCTTTGCCGTGTTTGTCCGCTACAGCCccgagagcagccctggccagtgCCCCCCGCAGCTGAACTGCAGCCGGAGGAGCCAGGACTCGGCTTTCCAGCAGCCCC GTTTCCAGGATGTCCACATCCAAGTTCTCCTCAGCTTCGGGCTCCTGCTGGCATTCCTCAGCCGCTATGGGCCAGGCAGCTCGGCCATCAGCATCCTCATCATCGCCTTTGCCATCCAGTGGGCTGTTCTGATCCAGGGCTTTTTTTACTTCTTCCTCAATGGCAAAATTTACGTGGGAGCTCAGAG catGGTCAGTGCTGACTTCTGCACCGCAGCTGTTCTGATCTCCACCGGAGCTGTTCTAGGCAGGGTAAACCCCGtccagatgctgctgctggcgctgctggAAGTCACCCTGTGCTCTCTGAATGAATACATCCTGCTCAGTCTCATGGGG GTAAGCGACAGCGGACGCTCCCTGTCCGTCCACACCTTTGGTGCTTATTTCGGCTTGATGGTTTCACGGGTCTTGTACCAGCCCCACAAGGAcaagaggaagagggaagagcGGCAGGACACAGGGCACCAGAGGGATGTCTTTGCTGTGGTTG GAACCATCTACCTGTGGATCTTCTGGCCCAGCTTCCCCTCTGCTACCACTGTCCACAACAGTGCCAAGGACTGGGCAGTGCTCAACACCTACTTGGCACTGGTGGCGAGTACAATCGCCACCTTCATCCTCTCTCCTGTCCTCTCCGAGGAGAGCACCCCACGGATG GTTCAGATCCAGGATGCCACCCTGGCTGGCATGGCTGTGATGGGTATGGCTGGGGAGATGCTGGTCACCCCCTTTGGGGCTCTCATCGCAGGGTTTCTGGTTGGCCTGATCTCCCCTCTTGGCTTCAAATTCTTCACG CCTGTTCTACACTCCAGGCTGAAAATCCAGGACACATGTGGGGTTCACAACACCCACGGGCTGCCTGGGATACTGGGGGCcttgctggggacactgctgacACTGCTGGCCACTGCAGACACTCATGGTGACAG CACCTCTTTGGAAGACATTGCCCAGAGCCGTGAGCCTGTGACAACAAGCTCCCAAAagcctgtcccctccctggctTGCAGGCTGGAGTTTGTATTCCCGCTGGTGGCCCAGGGCAGCCGGACAGTCACTGACCAAGCTGTTatccagctctgtgccctgctcctcaccctggTGTTTGCAACGCTCGGGGGCTGCCTCACGG GTGCCGTCCTGAGAACCAAGGTGCTGAGGTGTTCCCCGGACCCGCAACACAAGGAAAACGCCGTCTTGTGGGAG gtggcCGAGGAAGGATGTGACCCCAGGGCAAGCGGAAAGGAGCTGGCCACCAGCACCTTGGTGTAA